The following are from one region of the Desulfobacteraceae bacterium genome:
- a CDS encoding AzlC family ABC transporter permease translates to MAVATNKPDPRAKALRAGVRAAWPISMGYIPIGLAFGVLAQKAGLSPAAVALMSVLVFAGSSQFIAVSMMANGAAPAAIILTTFTVNLRHLLMSSSLSVFLKTASRKKLLLFAYGVTDESFAVNHARFSSGDWGVARALVLNYFANLTWVISTVA, encoded by the coding sequence ATGGCTGTTGCGACAAATAAACCCGATCCCCGCGCCAAAGCCCTTCGCGCCGGTGTGCGCGCCGCCTGGCCGATCTCCATGGGGTATATCCCCATCGGCCTGGCCTTTGGGGTGCTGGCCCAAAAGGCCGGTCTTTCACCGGCCGCGGTGGCGTTGATGTCGGTACTGGTGTTTGCCGGCAGCTCCCAGTTCATCGCCGTTTCCATGATGGCCAACGGGGCCGCGCCGGCGGCGATCATCCTGACCACCTTCACGGTCAACCTGCGCCACCTGCTGATGAGTTCCTCCCTCTCGGTTTTTCTCAAGACCGCCTCCCGCAAGAAGCTCCTCCTGTTTGCCTACGGGGTTACCGACGAAAGCTTTGCCGTCAACCACGCCCGTTTCAGCAGCGGCGACTGGGGGGTGGCGCGCGCCCTGGTGCTCAATTATTTCGCCAACCTGACCTGGGTGATCAGCACGGTGGC
- the fusA gene encoding elongation factor G, translating into MKTEIHKVRNIGISAHIDSGKTTLTERILYYTNRIHTIHDVKGKDGVGATMDSMELEKERGITIASAATYCEWRGHEINIIDTPGHVDFTIEVERSLRVLDGAILVLCAVGGVQSQSITVDQQMKRYKVPCIAFVNKCDRSGANPARVTQQLRQKLGHNAVAMQLPIGLEADLEGVVDLIEMKALYFDGPNGETVRTEEIPAQLREQAREAREALVDAASMFSDELMEAALEEAVTPALLVAAVRKGVQTREITPVFMGSAYKNKAVQPLLDAVTRYLPCPMDVQNEALDTGKDETPVTLSNNPGDPVVALAFKLEDGQYGQLTYIRVYQGMLAKGASVVNARTGKKLKIGRLVRMHANQMEDIETIPAGYIGALFGVDCASGDTFTAPGLNLSMTSMFVPSPVISLAIVPKDNKSQINMSKALNRFSKEDPTFRAFVDEETNETIIEGMGELHLDVYVERMRREYKAEVTTGQPRVAYRETITRRAEFNYTHKKQTGGSGQYGRIAGYLEPFADEDFVFENMVTGGAIPTQFIPACEKGFRGCMAKGPKMEFPVTGVKVVINDGASHSVDSSEMAFQAAARGAFQDAYAKAQPVILEPIMKVVVESPTEFQGGVMGSLNQRRGMIVGAQDEGPMCVIEAQVPLSEMFGYSTVLRSSTQGKAQFTMEFSTYRQVPQSITEELVKKASENKKNVA; encoded by the coding sequence ATGAAAACCGAAATTCACAAAGTCAGAAACATCGGCATCAGTGCCCATATCGACTCGGGTAAAACCACCCTGACCGAGCGTATTCTCTATTACACCAACCGCATCCACACCATTCACGACGTCAAGGGCAAGGACGGCGTCGGTGCCACCATGGATTCCATGGAGTTGGAAAAGGAGCGGGGCATCACCATCGCCTCGGCCGCCACCTACTGTGAATGGCGGGGCCACGAGATCAACATCATCGACACGCCGGGGCACGTGGATTTCACCATCGAGGTGGAACGCTCCCTGCGGGTTTTGGACGGCGCCATTCTGGTGCTCTGCGCGGTGGGCGGGGTCCAGTCCCAATCCATCACCGTCGACCAGCAAATGAAGCGCTACAAAGTGCCGTGCATCGCGTTTGTCAACAAATGCGACCGCAGCGGGGCCAATCCGGCGCGCGTCACTCAACAGCTGCGCCAGAAGCTCGGCCACAATGCCGTGGCGATGCAGTTGCCCATCGGCCTGGAAGCCGACCTCGAGGGGGTCGTGGACCTGATCGAGATGAAGGCGCTCTACTTCGACGGCCCCAACGGCGAGACCGTGCGCACCGAGGAAATCCCGGCCCAGCTGCGGGAACAGGCCCGGGAGGCCCGGGAAGCCCTGGTGGATGCCGCCTCGATGTTCTCCGACGAACTGATGGAGGCCGCCCTGGAAGAGGCGGTCACTCCCGCGCTTCTCGTTGCGGCCGTCCGCAAGGGGGTTCAGACCCGTGAAATTACGCCGGTTTTCATGGGCTCCGCTTACAAGAACAAGGCCGTTCAGCCGCTGCTGGACGCGGTCACCCGGTATCTGCCCTGCCCGATGGACGTTCAAAACGAGGCCCTCGACACGGGAAAAGACGAGACCCCTGTGACGTTGAGCAACAACCCCGGCGATCCCGTTGTCGCTCTGGCCTTCAAGCTGGAGGACGGTCAATACGGCCAGCTGACCTATATCCGCGTTTACCAGGGCATGCTCGCCAAGGGCGCCAGCGTGGTCAATGCGCGCACCGGCAAAAAACTCAAGATCGGTCGTCTGGTGAGGATGCATGCCAATCAGATGGAGGACATCGAGACCATTCCGGCGGGCTATATCGGCGCCCTTTTCGGGGTGGACTGCGCCTCCGGGGACACCTTCACCGCGCCCGGGCTGAACCTCTCGATGACCTCGATGTTCGTGCCCAGCCCGGTCATCTCGCTGGCCATCGTACCCAAGGACAACAAGAGCCAGATCAACATGTCCAAAGCCCTCAACCGCTTCAGCAAGGAGGACCCCACCTTCCGGGCGTTCGTGGACGAGGAAACCAATGAAACCATCATCGAGGGCATGGGCGAACTTCATCTGGATGTCTATGTGGAACGCATGCGGCGCGAGTACAAGGCCGAAGTCACCACCGGTCAGCCGCGGGTGGCCTACCGCGAGACCATCACCCGGCGGGCGGAATTCAACTACACCCACAAAAAACAGACCGGCGGCTCCGGACAGTACGGCCGGATCGCCGGCTATCTGGAGCCTTTCGCCGATGAGGATTTCGTTTTCGAGAACATGGTGACCGGCGGCGCCATCCCCACCCAGTTCATCCCGGCCTGCGAAAAGGGCTTCAGGGGCTGTATGGCAAAGGGGCCCAAAATGGAATTTCCGGTGACCGGCGTCAAGGTGGTCATCAACGACGGCGCCTCACACTCGGTGGACTCCTCCGAAATGGCCTTCCAGGCGGCGGCCCGCGGGGCTTTCCAGGATGCCTACGCCAAGGCCCAGCCGGTGATCTTGGAACCCATCATGAAAGTGGTGGTGGAAAGCCCCACCGAATTCCAGGGAGGCGTCATGGGTTCTCTCAACCAGCGCCGGGGCATGATCGTCGGCGCCCAGGACGAGGGGCCGATGTGCGTGATCGAGGCCCAGGTGCCCCTTTCGGAAATGTTCGGCTATTCCACGGTCCTGAGGTCCTCCACCCAGGGCAAGGCCCAGTTCACGATGGAATTCTCGACCTACCGCCAGGTGCCGCAGTCGATCACCGAAGAACTGGTCAAAAAGGCCTCCGAAAACAAGAAAAACGTCGCCTGA
- a CDS encoding AAA family ATPase — protein sequence MLKRDLILRNPLRLMGHETDDILPPGGFGAVLARAGVGKTALLVQLALNSVLRGRNVLHISLRDPVKKVCLWYEEVFRNIATHYKVSQMDQLWEAILPYRFIMTFNAEDFSVAKLEQRIADLTEQDIFLPQMVLFDGYPFEGAVFEPLAELKNLARANGYLTWFSVRTHRHDQPAPDGLPPVFSPVESLFDVAIQLQPQNDGVYIQALKGGSPGDQAPKLFLDPATMLIQDAA from the coding sequence ATGCTCAAAAGGGATCTCATCCTCCGCAACCCCCTGCGCCTGATGGGTCATGAAACCGACGACATCCTGCCGCCGGGCGGATTCGGTGCCGTGCTGGCCCGCGCCGGCGTCGGCAAAACGGCCCTGCTGGTACAATTGGCCCTCAACAGCGTGCTGCGCGGCCGCAACGTGCTGCACATCAGCCTGCGCGACCCCGTCAAAAAGGTCTGCCTGTGGTATGAGGAGGTTTTCCGGAACATCGCCACCCATTACAAGGTCAGCCAGATGGACCAGCTCTGGGAGGCCATTTTGCCCTACCGCTTCATCATGACCTTCAATGCCGAGGATTTCAGCGTGGCCAAACTGGAGCAGCGCATCGCGGACCTGACCGAACAGGACATTTTCCTGCCGCAAATGGTGCTTTTCGACGGCTATCCCTTTGAAGGCGCGGTTTTTGAGCCGCTGGCGGAGCTGAAAAACCTGGCCCGCGCCAACGGTTACCTCACCTGGTTTTCGGTACGCACCCACCGCCATGACCAACCGGCGCCCGATGGCCTGCCCCCCGTCTTCAGCCCGGTGGAGAGCCTTTTTGATGTCGCTATTCAGCTGCAGCCGCAAAACGACGGCGTGTACATCCAGGCGCTCAAGGGCGGCAGTCCCGGGGACCAGGCCCCAAAGCTGTTTCTGGACCCGGCCACCATGCTGATCCAGGACGCGGCCTGA
- a CDS encoding DUF554 domain-containing protein — MIGTIVNTLAIVAGSILGLLCRGGIPQAYNQTVMQAIGLAVILIGFKSALKADDLLLVIFSLTIGSVLGEGLKIEARLERLGQWLQRRMALAGDGIAKGFVSASLLFCVGSMAIVGSLESGLTGNHQTLFAKSVLDGITAIIFASALGIGVIFSAAAVFLYQGLITLTASFIREFLVPPAIDQMTAVGGVLIIAIGINILEIKRIRVGNMLPAIFLPLVYFILRQLWA, encoded by the coding sequence GTGATCGGAACCATCGTCAACACACTGGCCATCGTCGCCGGCAGCATCCTCGGCCTGCTGTGCCGGGGGGGCATCCCGCAGGCTTACAACCAGACCGTGATGCAGGCCATCGGCCTGGCGGTGATCCTGATTGGTTTCAAAAGCGCGCTGAAAGCCGACGACCTGCTGCTGGTGATTTTCAGCCTGACCATCGGCAGCGTGCTCGGTGAGGGGCTCAAAATCGAAGCTCGCCTGGAGCGGCTCGGGCAATGGCTGCAGCGGCGCATGGCGCTGGCAGGCGACGGGATCGCCAAGGGGTTTGTGAGCGCCAGCCTCCTTTTTTGCGTCGGTTCGATGGCCATCGTGGGGTCCCTGGAAAGCGGACTCACCGGCAATCACCAAACCCTTTTCGCCAAATCCGTTCTCGACGGCATCACCGCCATCATTTTCGCCTCGGCCCTGGGCATCGGCGTGATCTTTTCGGCCGCGGCCGTTTTTCTCTACCAGGGGCTGATCACCCTGACCGCCTCCTTCATCAGAGAATTCCTGGTGCCCCCGGCCATCGACCAAATGACGGCCGTGGGCGGGGTGCTGATCATCGCCATCGGGATCAACATTCTGGAAATCAAGCGGATACGGGTGGGGAATATGCTGCCGGCAATTTTTCTGCCGTTGGTCTATTTCATTCTCAGGCAGCTGTGGGCATAA
- a CDS encoding chemotaxis protein CheX, whose protein sequence is MQATIINILIDATCHVLATLGGAQFTVQKPRLKTDPAPSGEVTGVILLSGGVSGSAALSFQRGCVLQIVSRMLGEDLQEVNRDIQDAVGEIVNMVSGQAAQKLADVSPRIDVRPDAVVMGQGPLPGQTSGVAVVAVPLSGPLGGLTVELCWREDVAG, encoded by the coding sequence ATGCAGGCCACCATCATCAACATCCTGATCGACGCCACCTGCCACGTGCTGGCCACCCTCGGCGGCGCGCAATTCACGGTTCAGAAGCCGCGCCTGAAAACCGACCCCGCGCCCAGCGGGGAGGTCACAGGGGTTATCCTGCTCTCGGGGGGCGTGAGCGGCAGCGCTGCCCTGAGCTTCCAGCGCGGCTGCGTGCTTCAGATCGTCTCCCGCATGCTGGGGGAGGACTTGCAGGAGGTGAACCGGGACATCCAGGATGCCGTCGGGGAGATCGTCAACATGGTCTCAGGCCAGGCGGCGCAAAAACTTGCGGATGTATCGCCCCGGATCGATGTCCGGCCGGATGCGGTGGTGATGGGGCAGGGGCCTCTACCCGGCCAAACATCCGGGGTGGCGGTGGTCGCTGTCCCGCTGAGCGGGCCGCTCGGCGGTCTGACCGTGGAGCTCTGCTGGCGGGAAGATGTGGCCGGCTGA
- a CDS encoding PHP domain-containing protein, translating to MNALNRIQFEKPDLAALTQSATVVDMHFHTRYSDGLNSVAAVAQRAQKLGIGIAITDHNAIQGAVEISRYWNLLTIPGIEITSREGTHLLVYFYDIKSLKRFYTRDVQPFMGPEVMSAISLGMEEIIRRARAFKTVIIFPHPYCAVYTGICNLQFPPERRQHLLDLVDGVEVINSENLNKWNLRCALLGFNLSKAITGGSDGHTLYHMGRVVSYAPGRKNRKTFLDAVRNGENKIVGKEIDLLRKMTSNGLKFKTNFRNCPDLLERNFKYSCMAINSRSKRLKACILRSLNEKIRKRREKIAPYPAH from the coding sequence GTGAACGCCCTAAACCGCATCCAGTTTGAAAAACCCGATCTGGCCGCCCTGACCCAGAGCGCCACCGTGGTGGATATGCATTTCCACACCCGCTACTCCGATGGCCTCAACAGCGTGGCTGCCGTTGCCCAGCGAGCCCAGAAACTCGGTATCGGGATTGCCATCACCGACCACAACGCCATCCAGGGCGCCGTTGAGATCAGCCGCTACTGGAACCTGCTCACCATCCCGGGCATCGAAATAACCTCCCGTGAAGGCACCCACCTCCTGGTCTATTTCTACGATATCAAAAGTCTCAAGCGCTTCTACACCCGGGACGTGCAGCCATTCATGGGACCGGAGGTGATGAGCGCCATCAGTCTGGGCATGGAGGAGATCATCCGGCGCGCCCGCGCCTTCAAGACCGTGATCATCTTTCCGCACCCATACTGTGCCGTCTATACGGGCATCTGCAACCTCCAGTTCCCCCCCGAACGGCGCCAGCACCTCCTGGATCTGGTGGACGGCGTCGAGGTGATCAACTCCGAGAACCTCAACAAATGGAACCTGCGCTGCGCGTTGTTGGGCTTCAACCTCAGCAAGGCCATTACCGGCGGCAGCGACGGCCACACCCTCTACCACATGGGCCGGGTCGTCAGCTACGCCCCGGGACGCAAAAACCGCAAAACGTTTCTGGATGCGGTGCGCAACGGCGAAAACAAGATTGTCGGCAAGGAAATTGACCTGTTGCGCAAGATGACCTCCAACGGCCTGAAGTTCAAGACCAACTTTCGAAATTGCCCGGACCTGCTCGAACGAAATTTCAAATACAGCTGCATGGCCATCAATTCCCGCTCGAAACGCCTGAAAGCCTGTATCCTGCGCTCCCTGAACGAAAAGATCCGCAAAAGACGCGAAAAAATCGCACCGTATCCGGCCCACTGA
- a CDS encoding methylenetetrahydrofolate reductase C-terminal domain-containing protein — protein sequence MLRIFRDDIADPTRFVVTLELVPGTESRGRSVDTVMGIARDAFADGRISAVSITDNPGGNPSLSPDALGHQIFSLGMDVIVHFTCRDMNRVGMESRALQLAMMGIKNILALTGDYSGKGFGGQGAPVFDLDSVNLTCMLAMLSERNQASGDPEEYFVGCAVSPFKQTEGETYAQYAKMCKKVGAGAQFLITQLGYDARKFAELLRIQERHGISCPTLASLYVLSPGAARIMNQGRVPGAVVSDRLLGEVRAEWQDKAAGRRAAVERAARLGVVLKGLGYRGIHIGGIHRSFETVAGVLDRMAALEDRWQEFLSEFDYPIPKGFYVYSRPTPGESPVAKPLGAASHLPAVDKALFHCLAKMHRLLFTRDAPWSGLMMSVCRQLDRRRIGRLLMHLTEDPLKKVFLGCQRCGDCAIQHVAFLCPESQCPKHTRNGACGGSRGSMCEVRPERRCVWYRAFNRWVSVGQAQQMASECVPPRMWELNRTSSWLNFYLGRDHQSASLEITQFCTAATCRLSGEDPRRDLAPEGPA from the coding sequence ATGCTGAGGATTTTTAGGGACGACATCGCCGACCCGACGCGTTTTGTCGTGACCCTGGAGCTTGTCCCCGGGACCGAATCCCGGGGGCGCAGTGTGGACACCGTCATGGGCATTGCCAGGGATGCGTTTGCAGACGGCCGCATTTCGGCGGTTTCGATTACCGACAACCCCGGCGGCAATCCTTCCCTCAGCCCGGACGCATTAGGGCACCAGATCTTCAGCCTGGGCATGGATGTCATCGTCCATTTCACCTGCCGGGACATGAACCGGGTGGGGATGGAAAGCCGCGCCTTGCAGCTGGCCATGATGGGGATTAAAAACATCCTGGCCTTGACCGGCGATTATTCCGGCAAGGGCTTCGGTGGCCAGGGGGCCCCGGTCTTCGATCTGGATTCGGTCAACCTCACCTGCATGCTCGCCATGCTCAGCGAACGCAACCAGGCTTCCGGTGATCCTGAGGAATACTTTGTCGGCTGTGCGGTCTCCCCCTTCAAACAGACGGAGGGCGAGACCTACGCCCAATACGCCAAAATGTGCAAGAAGGTCGGGGCCGGCGCCCAGTTTCTGATCACCCAGCTGGGCTATGATGCCCGCAAGTTTGCCGAGTTGCTGCGCATTCAGGAACGCCATGGTATCAGCTGCCCGACCCTAGCCTCGCTTTACGTGCTTTCGCCGGGAGCCGCTCGGATCATGAACCAGGGGCGCGTGCCGGGTGCCGTTGTGTCCGACCGACTGCTGGGTGAGGTACGCGCCGAATGGCAGGACAAGGCCGCGGGGCGGCGTGCCGCCGTCGAGCGGGCCGCGCGGCTGGGGGTGGTTTTAAAGGGGCTGGGCTATCGCGGAATCCATATCGGTGGCATTCATCGAAGCTTTGAGACGGTGGCGGGCGTCCTGGACCGGATGGCGGCCCTGGAAGACCGCTGGCAGGAGTTTTTATCCGAATTCGACTACCCCATCCCAAAAGGATTTTACGTCTACTCCCGCCCAACTCCCGGCGAATCGCCGGTGGCCAAACCGCTGGGCGCGGCCAGCCATCTGCCGGCTGTGGACAAAGCCCTTTTTCATTGCCTGGCGAAGATGCACCGGCTGCTGTTCACCCGCGACGCCCCCTGGTCGGGCCTGATGATGTCGGTTTGCCGCCAGCTGGATCGCCGGCGCATCGGGCGACTGCTGATGCACCTGACCGAAGACCCGCTCAAAAAGGTGTTTCTGGGCTGCCAGCGCTGCGGGGATTGCGCGATTCAGCACGTGGCCTTTCTGTGCCCCGAATCCCAGTGCCCCAAACACACCCGCAACGGGGCCTGCGGCGGCAGTCGCGGCAGCATGTGCGAGGTGCGGCCGGAGCGACGCTGCGTCTGGTATCGGGCTTTCAACCGCTGGGTTTCGGTCGGGCAGGCCCAGCAAATGGCCAGCGAATGCGTGCCGCCGCGCATGTGGGAGCTCAACCGCACCTCCTCATGGCTCAATTTCTATCTGGGCCGCGATCATCAGAGCGCCTCGCTTGAGATCACCCAATTCTGCACTGCGGCGACCTGCAGACTCTCCGGCGAGGACCCGCGCCGCGACCTGGCCCCTGAAGGGCCGGCCTGA
- a CDS encoding response regulator produces the protein MSVNVMIVDDSLPMRTVIIKTIKASGFANAHFFEAVNGREALNLLQTEWMDLVITDYNMPEMNGMELLQEMKKDDILRAIPVLVVTTEGSREKVKAFLAQGAADYVKKPFTPETIRQKIISLLGVEDPDGGPGEVETGVDF, from the coding sequence ATGTCTGTGAACGTCATGATCGTGGATGATTCATTGCCCATGCGCACGGTGATCATCAAAACCATCAAGGCCTCGGGTTTCGCCAACGCCCATTTCTTTGAAGCCGTCAACGGGCGGGAGGCCTTGAATCTGCTGCAGACGGAGTGGATGGATCTGGTCATTACGGACTACAACATGCCGGAAATGAACGGGATGGAACTGCTCCAGGAAATGAAAAAGGATGACATTTTGCGAGCCATCCCGGTGCTGGTGGTCACCACCGAAGGCAGCCGCGAAAAGGTCAAAGCGTTTCTGGCCCAAGGGGCCGCCGACTACGTAAAAAAACCCTTTACCCCAGAGACCATTCGTCAAAAAATAATATCCCTGCTGGGCGTTGAAGACCCTGACGGTGGCCCTGGTGAGGTCGAGACCGGCGTGGACTTTTAA
- a CDS encoding response regulator, whose translation MDTTIKILIVDDFATMRRILKNILKKIGFTDIIEADDGSNALKVLEKEKVDLVISDWNMPKMTGIEFLKAVRANTAFKDLPFLMVTAEAQKQNIIEAVQAGVSNYVVKPFTEEVITEKLAKILG comes from the coding sequence ATGGATACGACAATCAAGATTTTAATCGTGGACGATTTTGCCACAATGCGACGGATATTGAAGAATATCCTCAAAAAAATCGGGTTTACCGATATCATCGAGGCCGATGATGGCAGCAACGCCCTCAAAGTGCTGGAGAAGGAAAAAGTCGATCTGGTCATTTCCGACTGGAACATGCCCAAAATGACAGGCATCGAATTCCTCAAAGCGGTTCGTGCCAACACCGCTTTCAAAGACTTGCCTTTTTTGATGGTGACCGCCGAAGCACAGAAGCAGAACATCATCGAGGCGGTCCAGGCCGGGGTCTCCAACTATGTGGTCAAGCCATTCACCGAAGAGGTGATCACCGAGAAACTGGCCAAGATCCTGGGGTAA